AAGATTTAATAAGCGGATACTCATAGAACATAGAAAAAGCTTTCTGCGCCAGCAGGATTTTACAGCCTGTTTCCTGTTCTATGTCCCTTAAAATTTTCAGGTTTTCTTCCAGTTTCTTTTCATCCACCACATAGCATGGGGTGGGAAGCTCATGGATCTCCATCATGCAACCGTCTGCGGATCTTCGCAGACTACCCATGGGAGCCCGAACCGGTTCAGTGCATCCATATACGGATCCGGATCAAATTCCTCCACGTTAAAGACGCCGGGCTTCTGCCATGTGCCGTTTACCACCAGCATGGCTCCGATCATCGCCGGGACACCGGTCGTATAAGAAACCGCCTGTGATCCCACTTCTTGGTAGCATTCCTGATGATCGCAGACATTATAGATATAGATGGTCTTCTCTTTTCCATCTTTGATTCCGGTGAAGATACAGCCGATATTCGTCTTGCCGACTGTCCGCGGACCAAGCGATGCCGGATCAGGCAGCAGTGCTTTTAAGAACTGAATCGGCACAATTTCTCTTCCGTCAAAAGAGACCGGATCTGTTCTCAGCATTCCCACGTTCTCCAGACATTTCATATGCGTCAGATAGCTCTGTCCAAATGTCATAAAGAAGCGGATTCTCTTTACCCCGGGAATATTCTTCGCGAGAGATTCAATTTCCTCGTGGTGAAGGAGGTACATGTCCTTCTCTCCCACTTCCGGAAAATCATATTCCCGTTTGATGCTCATAGGCTCAATCTCCACCCATTTTCCATCTTCCCAGTAGGACCCCGGTGCGGATACCTCCCGCAGGTTGATCTCCGGATTGAAGTTCGTCGCAAACGGATAGCCGTGGTCGCCGCCGTTGCAGTCCAGGATATCGATGTAATGGATCTCATCGAAATAGTGCTTCCGTGCATATGCCGCATACACGCTGGTGACACCCGGGTCAAACCCGCTGCCTAAAAGCCCCGTGATTCCTGCTTCTTTGAATTTATCCTGGTATGCCCACTGCCAGGAATAATCAAAGTAAGCCGTAAAGCCAAGTTCCCTGCAGCGCGCCTCATAGATTGCTCTCCATGCAGGATCTTCAGTATCCTCCGCCTCATAGTTGGCAGTATCGATATAGTGCACGCCCGTCGCCACACACGCATCCATGATCGCAAGATCCTGGTACGGAAGCGCCACATTCAGTACGGCATCCGGTTTCCAGGAGTTGATCAGCCCGATCACCTCCTGTGTGTTATCGGCGTCTACCTGAGCCGTTTCAATCTTTGTTGCAGTCTTTGGCTGAAGTTCTTCTTTCAGCGCATCACACTTTGCCTTCGTACGGCTTGCGATCATAATGTCTGTAAATACATCGCTGTTCTGGCAGCATTTGCAGATGGCAACACGCGCCACACCGCCGCACCCGATAATTAATAATCTGCTCATATTCTGTGTTCCTCCTCTTCCAGTAAATCTTCGACGTACCGCGGCAGCATAAACGCTCCGATGTGCAGGTTCGCCGTATAGTACCATGTCTTCAGTTTCCGTTCCCGCCATTTCTTTCCGTTAAAATCTTTGATTGGATGATATTTCTTCGACGCGAACCCGAACAGCCAGTAACCCGACGGGCATGTCGGAATATGCGCCTGATAGACTCTGCTGATCGGAAAGCTTCTGTAAACCTTGCGGTGCATGCTTCGGCACGCCATCTCGTCCTCATCATAAAAGGGACTGCCGTGCTGGTATACCATGATACCGTCCTCCTTCAGCGCGCGAAAACCGGCCCCGTAAAATTCCTTGGTAAACAGTCCTTCCGTATAGCCGAACGGGTCGGTGGAGTCATTGATGATGATGTCATACACCTCCGTACACTTTCGGAGGAACCGCAGGCCGTCCTCGTGAAAGATCTTCACCCGTTCGTCCTCCAGGCCCCGCGTCATATCGGGAAAGTATTTCCGGCAAACCTCCATAAACATCTCATCCGGCTCCACGACGTCAATCTCTTCAATTTCCGGATAGAGACAGAATTCACGCGCTACGCCGCCGTCTCCTCCGCCGATGATCAACACTTTTTTCGCATTTGGATGCACCGCCATGGGTACGTGCGTCACCATCTCATTATAAATAAATTCATCCGCATCGGAGAACAGAATATCTCCGTTCAGCGTCAGGAATCTTCCAAATTCCGGTGATTCAAAGACATCAATGCGCTGATACTCACTTTCCCCGGAAAACAGCTGCTTCTCCGTTCGAATCGATAATTTCACATTCTGCGTATGTATTTCCGAAAACCACATCTCCATGCCGTATCACTCCTGTATCACATTTAGATTTTCCACTTGCGGATCTTCCGTTCCCTGCAGGGAACAGCCTTTTTCCTTTGCAAATATGATATAATCAATAATTTCCTGGGTAATGCGCTCGCCCGGAGCCAGAATCGGTATGCCCGGAGGATAACACATCACAAATTCACCGCAGACCTGCTGCTGTGTCTGTTCGATCGGCAGCAGCTTCCTGCTGGCATAGAATGCCTTCTGGGGAGAGATCACAACCTCCGGCTGAATGTATTCTCCTGCAATCAGATCGCTTCCATCCCGTTCGTATAACCGCTTAATATCCGCCAGTGCCCCCACGAGCCGCTCGATGTCGCGAATCCTGTCTCCGATGGAAATATAGGCGAGTATGTTGCCGATATCGCCGAATTCAATCTGAATGTCATACTCATCCCTCAGCAGGTCATAGACCTCGATTCCGGTAAGACCGATCCCCTGCGTGTAGACCGACAGTTTCGTCACGTCAAAATCATAGACGCTTCCGCCGTTGATCAGTTCTTTGCCATAGGCATAGTATCCGCCGATCGCATTGATTTCATTCCGGGCATACTCCGCCATCTGGACAACCTTTGCAAAGGATTCCCTCCCGCGCAGCGCCAGATTCCTCCTGGAAATATCAAGGCTTGACAACAGCAGATACGATGCACTCGTCGTCTGCGTCAGGTTGATGATCTGCCGGACATACTCCGCATTCATGCTGTCGCTCGCAAGCAGGATGGAGCTCTGTGTCAGGCTGCCGCCAGACTTGTGCATGGAGATCGCCGCCATATCGGCTCCCGCAGCCATCCCCGATACCGGAAGATGTTCCCCGAACGAC
The Ruminococcus gauvreauii genome window above contains:
- a CDS encoding saccharopine dehydrogenase family protein: MSRLLIIGCGGVARVAICKCCQNSDVFTDIMIASRTKAKCDALKEELQPKTATKIETAQVDADNTQEVIGLINSWKPDAVLNVALPYQDLAIMDACVATGVHYIDTANYEAEDTEDPAWRAIYEARCRELGFTAYFDYSWQWAYQDKFKEAGITGLLGSGFDPGVTSVYAAYARKHYFDEIHYIDILDCNGGDHGYPFATNFNPEINLREVSAPGSYWEDGKWVEIEPMSIKREYDFPEVGEKDMYLLHHEEIESLAKNIPGVKRIRFFMTFGQSYLTHMKCLENVGMLRTDPVSFDGREIVPIQFLKALLPDPASLGPRTVGKTNIGCIFTGIKDGKEKTIYIYNVCDHQECYQEVGSQAVSYTTGVPAMIGAMLVVNGTWQKPGVFNVEEFDPDPYMDALNRFGLPWVVCEDPQTVA
- the speE gene encoding polyamine aminopropyltransferase, giving the protein MEMWFSEIHTQNVKLSIRTEKQLFSGESEYQRIDVFESPEFGRFLTLNGDILFSDADEFIYNEMVTHVPMAVHPNAKKVLIIGGGDGGVAREFCLYPEIEEIDVVEPDEMFMEVCRKYFPDMTRGLEDERVKIFHEDGLRFLRKCTEVYDIIINDSTDPFGYTEGLFTKEFYGAGFRALKEDGIMVYQHGSPFYDEDEMACRSMHRKVYRSFPISRVYQAHIPTCPSGYWLFGFASKKYHPIKDFNGKKWRERKLKTWYYTANLHIGAFMLPRYVEDLLEEEEHRI
- a CDS encoding aminotransferase class I/II-fold pyridoxal phosphate-dependent enzyme, with translation MDRNRQTSAPIYEALEVLRKKRVVPFDVPGHKRGRGNPELAQLLGDQCVSLDVNSMKPLDNLCHPVSVIREAEELTAEAFGADHAFLMVGGTTSAVQSMILSVCKAGDKIILPRNVHKSAINALVLCGAVPVYVDMKVQERIGIALGMEPDRLTDAIVKNPDAVAVLVNNPTYYGICSDLHTIVKTAHAAGMKVLVDEAHGTHLSFGEHLPVSGMAAGADMAAISMHKSGGSLTQSSILLASDSMNAEYVRQIINLTQTTSASYLLLSSLDISRRNLALRGRESFAKVVQMAEYARNEINAIGGYYAYGKELINGGSVYDFDVTKLSVYTQGIGLTGIEVYDLLRDEYDIQIEFGDIGNILAYISIGDRIRDIERLVGALADIKRLYERDGSDLIAGEYIQPEVVISPQKAFYASRKLLPIEQTQQQVCGEFVMCYPPGIPILAPGERITQEIIDYIIFAKEKGCSLQGTEDPQVENLNVIQE